A genomic stretch from Bacillus sp. N1-1 includes:
- a CDS encoding peptidoglycan-binding protein, with the protein MQPSLVKKAITGSAIVAGVMFVQPDGAEAAFGDRELKLGMNNQDVKELQDVLKAKGYFTYHTSTGYYGPITEDAVSQFQKAVGLKVTGVATTDTLQKLGAGTVSKSSASKSSSVLQVGSRGQDVINLQSKLKEAGYYSYNVDGIYGQITQKAVQDFQKAKGLAVTGKADSATISAVANLGSTSSQSSSSSSDLSVGMRGSAVTDLQTKLKAKGYYTYHVDGIFGQITKTAVQHFQKEKGLSQTGIVDSKTLSALSESGDAAKPVTSELTIGSRGSAVTNLQQLLKDRGYYSYNIDGIFGSITQKAVKEFQSIVGLSVTGVADDKTVDALKSRSSQETTTVLKVGSTGSAVTDLQNKLKKAGTFHAQATGYFGPVTEKAVKDFQKAKKLQVTGTATKETLDALDGLTEKVVSSPSTGEDYGDLLKKGSTGSLVKELQSKLKAIGLYSGSLDGDFGNGTEQAVRDFQSRNKLTVDGIVGPATWEKLKQSTGYEGSSSDGNSDNGSSNSSFSVMDLIADASLYIGVPYVWGGNTPTQGFDCSGFLVYVFKKQGVSLPRTMAQMWNVTTSVSSPSVGDIVYFTTYKPGASHGGIYIGNNKFIHAGSSTGVTISDMTSSYWAPRYLGAKRAH; encoded by the coding sequence ATGCAACCTTCATTGGTCAAGAAAGCAATAACTGGTTCTGCGATTGTCGCGGGCGTCATGTTTGTTCAGCCTGATGGTGCAGAAGCAGCGTTTGGAGATCGAGAGCTTAAGCTAGGAATGAACAATCAGGACGTGAAAGAGCTACAGGATGTATTGAAGGCGAAAGGGTATTTTACCTACCACACGTCTACAGGGTACTACGGTCCAATTACAGAAGATGCCGTTAGCCAGTTCCAAAAGGCTGTCGGGTTAAAGGTCACCGGGGTCGCAACAACTGATACGCTTCAAAAGCTCGGAGCTGGAACAGTTAGCAAATCTTCAGCTTCCAAATCTTCATCCGTTTTACAAGTCGGATCTCGCGGTCAAGACGTAATCAATCTTCAGTCCAAACTAAAAGAAGCCGGCTACTATTCGTACAATGTGGATGGCATTTACGGTCAGATCACGCAAAAAGCCGTGCAGGATTTTCAAAAAGCAAAAGGACTTGCGGTAACAGGAAAGGCAGATTCCGCTACGATCAGTGCAGTTGCCAATCTAGGTTCTACAAGCTCACAATCATCAAGTTCTTCTTCAGATCTTTCAGTTGGGATGCGCGGAAGTGCGGTAACGGATCTTCAGACAAAACTGAAAGCAAAAGGCTATTATACATATCATGTAGATGGTATTTTTGGTCAGATCACGAAGACAGCGGTCCAACATTTTCAAAAAGAAAAAGGTCTCTCACAAACGGGTATAGTGGATAGTAAAACATTATCAGCGCTATCAGAGAGCGGCGATGCGGCGAAACCTGTGACGAGCGAACTTACTATTGGATCTCGCGGAAGTGCAGTAACCAATCTTCAGCAGTTATTGAAAGATCGTGGCTATTATTCGTATAACATAGACGGGATCTTTGGTAGTATTACGCAAAAAGCAGTGAAAGAGTTTCAAAGTATCGTAGGATTATCCGTAACAGGTGTAGCCGATGATAAAACAGTGGATGCATTGAAATCGCGAAGCTCGCAGGAGACAACGACCGTTTTGAAAGTTGGATCAACTGGAAGTGCGGTAACGGATCTCCAGAACAAGTTAAAAAAAGCCGGCACATTCCATGCGCAGGCGACAGGGTACTTTGGTCCTGTCACTGAAAAAGCGGTCAAGGACTTTCAGAAAGCAAAGAAACTGCAGGTTACAGGCACTGCAACAAAGGAAACACTGGATGCGCTTGACGGCTTAACAGAAAAAGTCGTTTCATCACCTTCTACTGGAGAAGACTACGGTGACTTATTGAAAAAAGGTTCAACAGGATCACTTGTAAAAGAGTTACAATCCAAATTAAAAGCGATTGGCTTATACAGCGGTTCTCTTGATGGTGATTTCGGAAATGGTACTGAGCAAGCGGTTCGTGACTTCCAATCACGAAACAAGTTGACTGTTGACGGGATTGTAGGACCAGCTACATGGGAGAAACTAAAGCAATCAACTGGTTATGAAGGAAGCAGCAGTGACGGTAACAGCGATAACGGAAGCTCGAATTCAAGCTTCAGCGTCATGGACCTGATCGCAGACGCATCGTTATACATAGGTGTTCCTTACGTTTGGGGCGGAAACACCCCAACACAAGGGTTCGACTGTAGCGGTTTCCTCGTCTATGTATTTAAAAAGCAAGGCGTTTCATTACCAAGAACGATGGCACAAATGTGGAACGTTACAACGTCAGTAAGCTCACCGTCAGTCGGCGATATCGTGTATTTCACCACCTACAAACCAGGTGCTTCGCACGGCGGAATCTACATCGGCAACAATAAATTCATCCACGCCGGCTCATCAACAGGCGTCACCATTAGCGATATGACATCAAGCTACTGGGCTCCAAGGTATTTAGGAGCGAAGCGCGCGCATTAA
- a CDS encoding cell wall-binding repeat-containing protein: MGKKLKSLLVTCLTLALVMPSMAAAEKEKVTYNDINQMLTESALEHNIPPEIAKAVALKESAWRQWADDAQTEPYVNSKDGGIGLMQVTSHVCEGDETKNCYDPERLGSDVRYNIDAGLDILNEKWSYGVDGIIPTINTNDRDILEHWYFAIMAYNGTVPVNSPYFRDSNDGTRNVDTYQDKVLALVEKHNYLDLNTEALVFQRDDFTYDSEKDASIVFNKMHYTVDEELTRSRTLLKEGDKVSTVEGKVMKDSPSSTKEIKINKSETATVLDSQFYIDETKNSLNPTEHWVRYHVKLVDGRTGYMASSSLIPLTERLSGSNRYNTSIEISKDGWQDGAETVVISRGGNFPDALAGAPLAYQEDAPILLTPDNELTDELRNEIKRLNPKTAVILGSENAVSQAIENELSNMGMKINRIGGDDRFETAELIAAELHSTNNKAVLALGMDFPDALAVAPYAAKEGMPILLTKKDSLPDSTKDALSGVKRTIVLGGSAVVNDRVYQQLSDDRVRLAGNDRFGTAKEIMDYFGNGSNTGYVANGMGFADALTGAVLAAKNDAPLILSKKTDLSTAMEKTIVDQQLSLFVLIGGPAAINVDSELAGLAVK, translated from the coding sequence ATGGGGAAAAAATTAAAGAGTTTACTAGTAACATGCCTAACCTTAGCACTGGTTATGCCATCGATGGCAGCAGCTGAGAAAGAAAAGGTTACTTATAATGACATCAATCAGATGTTAACAGAGAGTGCGTTAGAACATAATATTCCACCAGAAATTGCGAAGGCGGTGGCCCTTAAAGAGAGTGCGTGGAGGCAATGGGCGGATGACGCGCAAACAGAGCCATACGTTAACTCGAAAGATGGTGGAATTGGTTTAATGCAAGTGACCAGTCATGTATGTGAAGGTGACGAAACAAAAAATTGCTATGATCCTGAAAGACTCGGAAGTGATGTACGATACAACATCGATGCCGGTTTAGATATTTTAAATGAAAAATGGAGCTACGGTGTTGATGGGATTATTCCAACAATTAACACAAATGATCGAGACATTCTAGAACACTGGTACTTTGCGATTATGGCTTACAATGGCACTGTCCCAGTTAATAGTCCATACTTTCGTGATTCTAATGACGGAACAAGAAATGTAGATACTTATCAGGATAAGGTTCTTGCTCTCGTTGAAAAACACAATTATTTGGATCTGAATACAGAAGCGCTTGTGTTTCAACGCGATGATTTTACTTATGATTCCGAGAAAGATGCCTCCATTGTATTTAACAAAATGCATTATACTGTTGATGAAGAATTGACTCGTTCGAGAACGTTATTAAAAGAAGGCGATAAAGTTTCAACAGTAGAAGGTAAAGTAATGAAAGATTCTCCAAGCAGTACGAAAGAGATAAAGATCAACAAATCTGAAACAGCGACTGTATTGGATAGCCAATTTTACATCGATGAAACCAAAAACAGCCTTAACCCTACGGAACATTGGGTTCGCTACCATGTGAAACTCGTAGATGGAAGAACAGGTTATATGGCTTCTAGTAGCTTAATTCCATTAACCGAACGTCTTTCAGGTAGCAATCGATACAATACCTCAATTGAAATTTCAAAAGATGGCTGGCAGGACGGTGCAGAGACAGTAGTAATTAGCCGCGGTGGAAACTTTCCGGATGCTTTAGCTGGTGCTCCACTAGCTTATCAGGAAGATGCGCCAATTCTACTGACACCGGATAATGAGTTAACAGATGAACTTAGAAACGAAATAAAACGTCTCAATCCAAAGACAGCAGTTATTCTCGGAAGTGAAAATGCTGTTAGTCAAGCCATTGAAAATGAGCTTTCTAATATGGGAATGAAAATTAACCGAATCGGTGGCGATGACCGATTTGAAACTGCTGAGCTCATAGCAGCTGAACTTCATTCTACTAATAACAAAGCTGTATTAGCATTAGGTATGGATTTTCCAGATGCTCTTGCAGTAGCACCATATGCTGCGAAAGAAGGCATGCCCATTTTGTTGACAAAAAAAGATTCACTACCTGATTCAACAAAGGACGCACTTTCAGGTGTTAAAAGGACCATCGTTTTAGGCGGTTCTGCTGTTGTAAACGACCGTGTTTATCAACAATTATCAGATGACCGCGTCCGTCTTGCTGGGAATGACCGTTTCGGAACAGCAAAGGAAATCATGGATTACTTTGGCAATGGATCGAATACAGGCTATGTCGCCAATGGTATGGGATTTGCTGACGCTCTAACAGGTGCAGTCCTTGCGGCTAAAAATGATGCACCATTAATACTCTCAAAGAAAACTGATCTTTCAACAGCGATGGAAAAAACGATTGTTGATCAACAACTCAGTCTCTTTGTTCTAATAGGCGGACCAGCCGCTATCAATGTGGATTCCGAGCTTGCTGGTCTTGCGGTAAAATAA
- a CDS encoding cell wall-binding repeat-containing protein, with protein MKRSIYGIGLLLCSLFMIFGVNEANAMPALEEKQELVQPSGEAFQASLSGSENLSWWTTGDEAVIKMGADHYWYYAQIVGQSLQVTNAKYGIDDKPSDAAELEEVRLLQPKEGMKQKEIPNPEEQVDLLSAGKQENTLVLLVEYTDAKIAYSDAEWRNRFFGMEGSTLNHYYEEVSKGKLGFKGATDASGSNDGIVKVTLPKAHPRPETANNSDSTYSQIVKEALKASNAKVNYAQFDQNKDGSLSSEELHIVTIVAGGEASYGDTGKVVWGHMSSLYESEAPLLDGVKVGSYQTGGSYTMFGEKHGGHMATVGIIAHEMGHDLGLPDLYDTDGSSQGVGIHSLMASGSWTTHNGEDQGTYPTHLDPWSKMVLGFVRPIDVQNNGAYEVTSFKAEQPSVLKLKTTDPSEYFLIENRQFTGFDIGLADEVAAPGVAIWHIDEQQFKNRQNNNNEAHKAVDIEEANESRLGYPELDQQQVFRLYYDHYFSGNGYDRFNSSTAPTSKVYSGASSGVSVTVLDPSSDAMTVSVKVPQGEDQQPPLWSKNAELTATMIKNDRLTLNWSEAIDDSGVASYVVYKNGSVLKEVDGSMRKLTVQGLATDKAYDFKVEAVDKKGYATSNGPKLNVSTSANTVERIEGLNRFETAANVSARTYDQAETVVIARGLDFPDALSGAPLAYQLKAPILLSKTNELPTETKKEIARLKAKKAIILGGENAISPTTEKAIKALGLEVERISGENRYDTSAKIAKRMGGDPEKAIIAYGLNFPDALAIAPYAAQQGFPILLVNKDTIPSATKLALKNIEETIVIGGESVITQKVYSNLPSPNRIAGDNRFATAAKVKTAFYPGAKTAYLATGFGFADALAGSVLAAKEGAPLLLVKSDELPPETVEAIKNVTDFNLLGGPSAINEKVEQRLYQK; from the coding sequence GCGGTAGTGAAAACCTGAGCTGGTGGACAACAGGTGATGAAGCTGTGATAAAAATGGGAGCGGATCACTATTGGTATTACGCTCAAATAGTAGGTCAGAGTTTACAAGTAACCAATGCTAAATATGGGATAGATGATAAACCATCTGATGCAGCAGAGCTTGAAGAAGTACGATTACTTCAACCGAAAGAAGGTATGAAGCAAAAAGAGATTCCGAATCCAGAAGAACAAGTAGATTTATTGAGTGCAGGGAAGCAGGAAAATACGCTTGTTTTATTAGTGGAATATACCGATGCGAAAATTGCCTATTCAGATGCAGAGTGGCGCAATCGTTTCTTTGGGATGGAAGGAAGTACGCTGAATCATTACTATGAGGAAGTTTCAAAAGGCAAGTTAGGATTCAAAGGGGCAACAGATGCGAGTGGCTCTAATGATGGCATTGTAAAAGTGACGCTTCCAAAAGCACATCCTCGCCCTGAGACGGCGAATAATTCTGATAGTACCTATTCACAAATCGTGAAAGAAGCGTTAAAGGCATCAAATGCAAAAGTGAATTATGCGCAATTTGATCAAAACAAAGACGGCTCCCTTTCTTCAGAAGAATTACATATTGTCACGATCGTTGCTGGTGGCGAAGCGAGCTATGGCGATACAGGAAAAGTAGTTTGGGGTCATATGTCTAGCTTGTATGAAAGCGAAGCACCGCTGCTTGATGGAGTAAAAGTTGGCTCATATCAAACAGGTGGCAGCTATACGATGTTTGGGGAAAAACATGGTGGACACATGGCCACGGTGGGCATCATTGCACATGAAATGGGGCATGACCTCGGTTTACCAGATTTATATGATACGGATGGATCGTCACAGGGCGTAGGCATTCATAGTTTAATGGCAAGCGGTTCTTGGACGACCCATAACGGTGAGGATCAAGGAACTTATCCAACGCATCTTGATCCTTGGTCAAAAATGGTGCTTGGCTTTGTTCGACCTATCGACGTACAAAATAATGGGGCATACGAGGTGACGAGTTTTAAAGCAGAACAGCCGTCTGTGCTGAAATTGAAGACGACTGATCCATCAGAGTACTTTTTAATTGAAAATCGTCAGTTTACTGGTTTTGATATCGGGTTAGCCGATGAAGTAGCAGCGCCAGGGGTTGCCATCTGGCATATTGATGAACAGCAGTTTAAGAATCGTCAAAATAACAATAATGAAGCACATAAAGCGGTCGATATCGAAGAGGCCAACGAAAGCAGGCTTGGTTATCCAGAACTCGATCAGCAGCAAGTTTTTCGACTGTATTACGACCATTATTTTAGCGGAAACGGTTATGATCGCTTTAATAGCTCAACAGCTCCAACGAGTAAAGTGTATTCAGGAGCAAGCTCAGGTGTTTCAGTTACCGTTCTTGATCCATCAAGTGATGCAATGACGGTCTCTGTTAAAGTACCACAGGGCGAAGATCAACAGCCGCCATTATGGTCTAAGAACGCAGAACTGACAGCGACCATGATTAAAAATGATCGTCTCACGTTAAACTGGTCGGAAGCCATCGATGATTCGGGGGTTGCTTCCTATGTGGTTTATAAAAATGGTAGCGTACTAAAAGAAGTCGATGGATCGATGCGAAAGCTAACGGTTCAAGGGCTTGCGACCGATAAGGCGTACGATTTTAAAGTAGAAGCCGTTGACAAAAAAGGCTACGCGACGTCCAATGGACCGAAATTAAATGTTAGTACGTCAGCGAACACCGTGGAACGAATTGAAGGGCTGAATCGCTTTGAAACAGCAGCGAATGTAAGTGCAAGAACATATGATCAAGCGGAAACGGTTGTCATCGCAAGAGGTCTCGATTTTCCAGACGCACTTTCTGGCGCACCGCTTGCGTATCAGTTAAAAGCACCGATTCTGCTTTCGAAAACGAATGAGCTTCCAACCGAGACCAAAAAAGAAATTGCGCGACTTAAAGCGAAGAAAGCAATTATTCTTGGCGGAGAAAATGCGATTTCACCTACCACAGAAAAGGCAATTAAGGCACTTGGCTTAGAAGTCGAGCGGATTAGTGGAGAAAATCGCTATGACACTTCCGCGAAAATTGCGAAGCGCATGGGAGGAGATCCTGAAAAAGCGATTATTGCGTATGGTCTTAATTTTCCAGATGCCCTTGCAATCGCTCCTTATGCCGCGCAACAAGGCTTTCCGATTTTATTAGTAAACAAAGATACAATTCCGTCAGCAACAAAGCTCGCATTGAAAAACATTGAAGAGACGATTGTGATTGGTGGCGAAAGTGTCATTACGCAGAAGGTTTATAGTAATCTACCATCACCAAATCGGATCGCGGGAGATAATCGTTTTGCAACGGCTGCTAAAGTGAAAACCGCTTTTTATCCAGGCGCAAAAACCGCTTATTTGGCCACTGGTTTTGGCTTTGCCGATGCCCTGGCAGGATCTGTTCTCGCGGCAAAAGAAGGTGCACCACTTTTGTTAGTGAAGTCAGATGAGCTTCCTCCAGAAACGGTAGAAGCGATAAAAAATGTGACGGACTTTAACTTGTTAGGTGGCCCCTCAGCAATAAATGAGAAAGTCGAACAGCGCTTATATCAGAAATAA